The Gilliamella apicola genome window below encodes:
- a CDS encoding peptide ABC transporter ATP-binding protein has product MMSPILKVRNLSKQFKIPKGLLGHLRIDAVKPLSFSLSEGKTLAIIGQNGSGKSTLAKMLVGMLKPKSGDIWIDGNKVEYGDYSYRCQLIRMIFQHVESSFDPRLRIGQLLEIPLKHNTKYNAQEREKLISEVLKQVGLLPEHASYYPSVMAAGQKQRVALARALILKPKVIILDEALAALDISMRSQIVNLMLSLQAEQNISYVFVTQDIGMMKHISDEILVMHNGELVEYGNTAEVLASPLSDITQKLINSYFGEALTADTWRTDTRAF; this is encoded by the coding sequence ATTATGAGTCCAATATTAAAAGTGCGTAACTTATCTAAACAATTTAAAATTCCTAAAGGCCTTTTAGGACATTTACGGATTGATGCGGTTAAACCATTGTCGTTTTCTCTTAGTGAAGGTAAGACATTGGCCATTATTGGACAAAATGGCTCAGGAAAATCAACCTTAGCGAAAATGTTAGTTGGTATGTTAAAACCTAAGAGTGGTGATATTTGGATTGATGGTAATAAAGTTGAATATGGTGATTATAGTTACCGTTGCCAACTTATTCGCATGATATTTCAACATGTAGAAAGCTCATTTGATCCAAGATTACGCATTGGTCAATTGTTAGAAATCCCATTAAAACACAATACTAAATATAATGCCCAAGAACGTGAAAAGTTGATTAGTGAAGTCTTAAAACAAGTTGGATTATTACCTGAACATGCCTCTTACTATCCTTCGGTAATGGCGGCAGGACAAAAGCAACGAGTGGCATTAGCTCGAGCATTAATTCTAAAACCTAAAGTGATAATTTTAGATGAAGCTTTAGCTGCACTTGATATTTCAATGCGTTCACAAATTGTGAACTTAATGTTATCACTGCAAGCAGAACAAAATATTTCTTATGTTTTTGTTACACAAGATATAGGAATGATGAAACATATCAGCGATGAAATTTTAGTGATGCATAATGGTGAGTTAGTTGAATATGGTAATACAGCAGAAGTATTAGCTTCACCGCTAAGTGATATTACTCAAAAACTAATTAACAGCTATTTTGGCGAAGCATTAACCGCTGATACTTGGCGTACTGACACTCGTGCTTTCTAA